A window of Kribbella sp. NBC_00382 genomic DNA:
CAGCCGCAGCCTGTGACGAACACCACCGAGTGGCGGCGGCCCGGGCCGACCCGGCGTCAGCTCCGGCAGGACGTGTTCCTCGGGCTCGGGATGGCCGTGGCCGGCGTCATCGGCACCGACCTGGCCCGGAGTACTTCGGGGTTCCCGGTCAAGATGGGGTTCGGCGGGGTTGGGGCCTACCTGCTGAGTGCGGCCGTGGCGCTCCCACTGTGCCTGCGCCGGCGGTACCCGCTGTCCGTGCTGGTCGTCGTCTCGGTGCTGTTCTTCGTCAACGGCGAGTGGAACACGTTCGCCTTCGCCGGCAACCTGGTCACCCAGGCGACCCAGTTCATGGCGATCTACGCGGCCGTCGCGTGGGCCCGGGACCGGCGCCGGATGAAGCTGACGATGATCATCGTCTTCGTCGGCATGTTCGGCTGGCTCGGCTGGGGCTTCGTCAAGGCGCTCAACGACGACTCGATCAAGGGACCGGGCGGCGGCGTGCTCTCGCCGTACGTCTCCTTCGTCCTGATGAACTTCGCGCTGAACGTCCTCTACTTCTTCGGCGCGTACTTCTGGGGCCGGACCGCGTGGGGCGTCGCCCGGCAGCGGCACGAGCTCGAGCAGCAGGCCGTCGAGCTGGCCACCCAGCAGCAGGCGAACGCGCGGCGGGCAGTGATCGACGAGCGGCTGCGGATCTCGCGGGAGTTGCACGATGTGGTCGCGCACCACATCAGCAGCATCGGAGTACAGGCCGGCGGCGCTCGGCGGGTGATGGACTCGGATCCGGACGCGGCCAAGAACGCGTTGAGCGTGATCGAGAACTCCAGCCGGACCGCGGTCAACGAGATGCGCCAGTTGCTCGGCATGCTGCGCGCGGCGGATCCGGACCTGGACGACGATCTCGGCGTACCGGCTGGGAAGGCTCCGCAGGCCGGTGCGGACCGGTTGCCCGCGCTGGTCTCGACGGCGAACGTCGAGGGGCTGTCGGTCGGCTTCCATCAGATCGGCCAGCCCGTGAAGTTGCCGGAGACCGTCTCGGTGTCGGTCTACCGGATCGCGCAGGAGGCGCTGACCAACGTCCGGCGGCACTCGACCGCCCGGAGCGCGCACGTGACGTTGCGCTATCTCGCCGACACCGCGGTCGAGGTCGAGGTGATCGACGACGGCCGGCCGAAGCATGCGCCGGTCGGCAGCCGGCTGGGTCATGTCGGCATCCGTGAGAGGGTCAGCCTGCTCGGCGGCGAGAGCGAGATCGGCCCCCGTCCGGTGGGTGGCTTCCGGGTCCGCGCGCGGATCCCGCTGCAGCCCAGCTCCGTCCCCAAGCCGGCAGAACAGCCTGAAGGAGAAGTACAAGCATGACTGAGGCCGGTACGCCGATGCGCGTCCTGCTCGTCGACGACCAGGACCTGGTCCGGGCGGGCTTCCGGATGATCCTGTCCGTCGAGCCCGACATCGAGGTGGTGGGGGAGGCCTCCGACGGCGAGAAGGCGGTCGAGCTCGCCCTCGAGCTGCGGCCCGATGTCGTGCTGATGGACGTCCAGATGCCCGGCCTCGACGGCATCGCCGCGACCCAGCGGATCGTCTCCGCCGACGCCGGCAAGGTGATCATCCTCACCACCTTCGACCGCGACGACTACCTCTTCGAGTCCTTGGGTGCGGGCGCGAGCGGCTTCCTCCTGAAGAACACCGCCCCCGAAGACCTGGTCGAAGCCATCCAGGTAGTCCACTCCGGCCATGCGCTCCTGGCCCCGGAGGTGACCCGCCGGGTGATCAAGCGATTCACCGGCGGCGGCGAACGCGTCTACCGCCCCGACCTGGTCGCCGACCTCACCGAACGCGAGCGCGAGGTCCTAGGCCTGATCGCCCGAGGCCTCACCAACACCGAAATCGCCACCTCCCTCTTCGTCGGCGAAGCCACCGTGAAGACCCACGTCTCCCGAGTCCTGCTCAAACTAGGCCTCCGCGACCGAGTCCAGGCCGTCGTCTTCGCCTACGAATGCGGCCTCGTAATCCCAGGCGACGAGCACTGAGCGTCAGCCCTGTGGGGCGGCTCGTCCCCCGTGGGGATGAGGTGGGTGATCACACTGCGGGGCGACGTGCTGCGGGGTGGTGAATCGTTAGCGTGGTGACTACTCCTGGTGATGGAGTGGATCGGGTGGATGCCTGGTTCAGGGGGCCGGAGTAGTAGAGGAACGGTGAACGGGATGCTGAGCGTTGCTGGGTTGACCCGGCGGTTCGGTGAGCACCTGGCGCTCGACGACGTCAGCTTCGACGTACTACCGGGTCGGATGACCGGGTTCGTCGGGGCCAACGGAGCCGGCAAGACGACGACGATGCGGATCATTCTGGGGGTGCTGGCGCCCAGCGGTGGCGTGGTGACCTGGAACGGCGAGCCGTTGTCGGGCGGGGTACGCCGCGACTTCGGGTACATGCCCGAAGAGCGAGGGCTGTACCCGAAGATGAAGATCCGCGAGCAGTTGATCTTCTTCGGCCGGCTGCACGGACTCGGGTCGCGTGCCGGCGAGCGGGCCGACAAGCTGCTGTCCCGGCTCGGGCTGACCGAGCGGGCGGGGGACACCCTGGAGACGCTGTCCCTGGGCAATCAGCAGCGGGTGCAGATCGCGGCTGCCTTGATCCACGAGCCGATCGCGTTGGTGATGGACGAGCCCTTCAGCGGCCTAGACCCGCTGGCCGTCGACGCCATGGTTGATCTGCTGCGCGAAGAGGTCACTCCGGAGGTACCGGTGCTGTTCTCCAGCCACCAGCTGGAGCTGGTCGAGCGGCTCTGCGACGACCTCGTGGTGTTGTCCCGGGGCAAGGTGGTTGCCGCGGGCCCCGTCTCCGAACTGGCTGCCGGGCCGACTATGACGTACCGGCTGGTCGTCGGTGGGGATGCGGGCTGGCTGCGCGATGTACCGGGGATCAAGGTGCGCGATGTCGCCGGTGCGACGGCGCTCTTCGATGTCGGGTCCGATGACGATGGGGGCCTTGTGCAACAAATTCTGCAGCAGGCGATGGGCCGTGGGCCGGTGCTCGAGTTCGCGCCCGAGCGGCAGGCGCTGAGCGACGTCTTCCGGGAGGCGACCCGATGAACAACGAGACCCTGCAGCGCCCGTGGCAGCTGGTGGCCGAGCGCGAGATCAGTACCAAGCTCCGCGACAAGACCTTCATCGGCTCGACCGCGTTCATGCTGTTCGTGGTGCTGGCCGCGACCATCATCCCGGCGCTGATCTCGGGGATGGGTGGCAAGGACAAGATCGCCGTACTCGACGATTCCGGCGCCAAGATCGTCGCTGTCGCGGATGCGATCAAGGGCGGCGACAGCTACGAAGCCACCCGTACTACGGACGTCGCGTCGGCTGAGAAGCTCGTGAAGGACGGTGACGTGAAGGCCGCGTTGCTGCCGGGCAAGGACGGGTACGAAGTACTGGGGAAACAGCGCGTCGACTCCGAGCTGCAGAACAACCTGCGCGAGGCGACCGTCAACCTCGGGATGGAACAGAATGCGGGCCGGGTCGGCCTGACGCCCGAGCAGTTGCGGGCCGGGACGCAGGTACAGGAGCGGTTGCTCGATCCGGGGCCGTTGCCTGAAGTCGTGGCCGGCTTCGTCAACATCGGGCTGGCGCTGATCTTCTACATCACCGCGCTGAGTTTCGGGATGATGATCGCGCAGAGCGTCGTCCAGGAGAAGGAGAGCCGGGTGGTCGAGATCCTCGCCGCCGCGATCCCGATCCGGGCGCTGCTGTGGGGCAAGGTGATCGGCAACACGG
This region includes:
- a CDS encoding sensor histidine kinase — its product is MSPSQPVLRSATAEAQPQPVTNTTEWRRPGPTRRQLRQDVFLGLGMAVAGVIGTDLARSTSGFPVKMGFGGVGAYLLSAAVALPLCLRRRYPLSVLVVVSVLFFVNGEWNTFAFAGNLVTQATQFMAIYAAVAWARDRRRMKLTMIIVFVGMFGWLGWGFVKALNDDSIKGPGGGVLSPYVSFVLMNFALNVLYFFGAYFWGRTAWGVARQRHELEQQAVELATQQQANARRAVIDERLRISRELHDVVAHHISSIGVQAGGARRVMDSDPDAAKNALSVIENSSRTAVNEMRQLLGMLRAADPDLDDDLGVPAGKAPQAGADRLPALVSTANVEGLSVGFHQIGQPVKLPETVSVSVYRIAQEALTNVRRHSTARSAHVTLRYLADTAVEVEVIDDGRPKHAPVGSRLGHVGIRERVSLLGGESEIGPRPVGGFRVRARIPLQPSSVPKPAEQPEGEVQA
- a CDS encoding response regulator transcription factor; translation: MTEAGTPMRVLLVDDQDLVRAGFRMILSVEPDIEVVGEASDGEKAVELALELRPDVVLMDVQMPGLDGIAATQRIVSADAGKVIILTTFDRDDYLFESLGAGASGFLLKNTAPEDLVEAIQVVHSGHALLAPEVTRRVIKRFTGGGERVYRPDLVADLTEREREVLGLIARGLTNTEIATSLFVGEATVKTHVSRVLLKLGLRDRVQAVVFAYECGLVIPGDEH
- a CDS encoding ABC transporter ATP-binding protein, which produces MPGSGGRSSRGTVNGMLSVAGLTRRFGEHLALDDVSFDVLPGRMTGFVGANGAGKTTTMRIILGVLAPSGGVVTWNGEPLSGGVRRDFGYMPEERGLYPKMKIREQLIFFGRLHGLGSRAGERADKLLSRLGLTERAGDTLETLSLGNQQRVQIAAALIHEPIALVMDEPFSGLDPLAVDAMVDLLREEVTPEVPVLFSSHQLELVERLCDDLVVLSRGKVVAAGPVSELAAGPTMTYRLVVGGDAGWLRDVPGIKVRDVAGATALFDVGSDDDGGLVQQILQQAMGRGPVLEFAPERQALSDVFREATR
- a CDS encoding ABC transporter permease gives rise to the protein MNNETLQRPWQLVAEREISTKLRDKTFIGSTAFMLFVVLAATIIPALISGMGGKDKIAVLDDSGAKIVAVADAIKGGDSYEATRTTDVASAEKLVKDGDVKAALLPGKDGYEVLGKQRVDSELQNNLREATVNLGMEQNAGRVGLTPEQLRAGTQVQERLLDPGPLPEVVAGFVNIGLALIFYITALSFGMMIAQSVVQEKESRVVEILAAAIPIRALLWGKVIGNTVLALGQIVVIAVASLIGLMVTGQADILKVIAPVAGWFVVFFVLGFVALAGLWAVAGSLATRQEDLGSTTLPGQMILMIPFFFSAFAGAEAKTVASFVPIASSMSMPGRMLTEHVPLWQPLAAIAILVVTTVLIIRLGARLYERTLLQTGRKLGYREAISLKSS